A window of Epinephelus lanceolatus isolate andai-2023 chromosome 3, ASM4190304v1, whole genome shotgun sequence genomic DNA:
AATCAGGCGTTTGTTCTGAAGGAGGGAGTCGAGTACAAAATAAAGATTAGCTTCAAGGTGAGCGCTGCTGTTTACAGCAATATACAGGGAAAATGATTATAGTCTGTCTCCAGAGAATATGAGTGTATCTGTCCTTGTTATTTAATGTCCCTATCGAAATGTGATTGTCCCAGTGCATTAGAGTTGATCCAGTTTGACAGTGATGACATTAAAAAATCTCTGATATTTGGGTGATTGAAAAGAAGTCAAAGTCACTACATGTCTTTGTCAGTGATGACAACTCCCAAAAATATTGGCAGAACAGAGTCCACTTGGTAGCAAAATGCTAATTTAATGTTGGAAGCAAAACACTGCACacttatgataataataatgtgacAATGAAGTCAGGGTTACAAATGTCTATTTTCAAAGAAgggcatatacagtatatatccaGTCACTTGTAGTTCATACATCAGTTAGTCCAGATGCCTTTTCCACTGTGTCGTAAATTATCCATTTCTTCCATTTACTAACaaaaacagccccgaaatcacCTTGAACCTTGTCCCACtgaaactgtatttattttaaggcCAGTAAGACATTTAAGATGTATCATTCTACATAGATAAAATAccaggaaatattcattctCATGTCATATTGATGTAGTATATTCATGACATTGATTTAGTATATATCCAGCCATGCTCAGAGGTCACATGTATCTGTAGCAGGACAGTAGTAGTAAAAGTTGTGAAAAGAGCAACACTGTAATGAGGCATCTTCTGATATCTCAATGAAAGACGTGGGTTAGATGCACCACAGGATACTTTGTATTTCTCCATCCTCCCAGCAACACCTTGCTTTAAGTCTTTGTTCATTTCTAACCCTCATTATTACTCAAGCAGATCACATCTATTGTTGTCTTTAACAGTGTTTGTCTTCTCAGGTGAACAGGGAGATTGTTTCGGGTCTGAAGTATGTGCAGCAGACATTCAGGAAAGGAGTTAAGAGTGAGTGATCAGTTTTCTGCCAGGATAAACcgcacacaagacttaaaatgctatttagtggagactttattgtcttcacaatttttttttatctgtgaaattaaagtgagtaaaagcttcgtttccactgagggaaatagtTTCCAGCTTACAAAAAGAGACAGGAGGCCTTCGCAGCACAACaagtagttacatttctgtggAGGCACATGTCAGGCTAGGGCTCtaaaaagtgttgctggagtaCTTGTgagtggggcggagctgtgTGAAGattgtgagagaggagagatgcacactggtatgcATCATATTATGCAACCTGACCCTACATCGATATAAACAGTGTAGGGTTGCGATAGAAGGGTTGTTTCAcgtcttttttaaatgacaatgcAATcgcgaggtgtgtgtgtggggggggggagaCAGCGCGTGTGTGTGGCGCATGCTGATGAGATCAAGGctgagtgagaggagacagagggaggctgcTTAGTGAgagagcggggggggggggaatcaaCGCCTCTGCCCACTCGACAccaaagcctgatttatggtcctgcagCGTACCTACGATgtacctacgtcgttgccgtgacgctgttgtgaacccttcgaacttctctGTCACTCCGTTTCGCCGTGGTGCAATTCACTGCCAGAGTGGTAgggggctgcgttcctttcctgaatggttatcgtcgtctctactcgattctttgtttagcttccggcttttctggtcacagtgaacaatggtgaccaagagagagagaatcttgctggagttggagttgttggatgtcgaagaaagtatgttaatactgcaacatctacatcacaacagaagatgtttaaagatggcggggatggcgcaatctggaaatacggaatcggaaatgcgttgctaccaagcaaaccaatcacagccctctcggtctgcgctgggtctgtgtcacctcgacgtgtagttacattttttgggaggtgcacgtcaggctacgccgggggctGCGGCGAGCCTCCTGCGTAGCCATGTACCCTACAtgtcgttgatttaacgcaggaccataaatcaggctgaACACAGATGTCGCAGAGtggtgaacaaaccaaacaacacaatgtcaggagaaattgaaaagatATGCCGTCTATGTAAAGTCAACTTGCTAATTAAGGAGCCATTACATGTTCAAGAGTTTTATAAAGCTGCTCAAACGCCAAAGAGAGGCTATAAGTGAACGTTTCAGACACACAGTGCAGGCTCTACAAGGAAGAAGGAGGACGTCCTCTTCTCTCCTTGCCACGGCGACGCGTAAtgacaccccccacccccctagGTGCTGACCACAAACCTCAACGTCCCGCTTAAATTCCAGACCTTTTGATAttatttcctcctcctccaccccgcCCCCCAcacaattatatatattttgacaGTCAAAAAATATAGTGTGTCTGTAATCTCCACATATACAGTGCTTTTTCTCTCTGACCATAATGTCACTATTGTTTGTCAGCAGTTGATAAATCGGACTACATGGTGGGCAGCTATGGGCCTCGTCCCAATGAATATGACTTCCTGACCACGGTGGAGGAGGCTCCTAAAGGTTTGATGGCGCGCGGCAACTATATCATCAAATCCAAATTTACTGATGACGACAAGCATGACCACCTGTCCTGGGAGTGGAACCTCAACATCAAGAAAGACTGGAAAGACTAAAAGAGGCCTTTGTGTTTGAGGGACGAGGGAATCAAACTCCCCCAGCCCTGTGCATTACTCAGCCACCCCCCATCCCCCATCCCCGCCCTGTGTCCAACATTTCTGccttctttgtttttaattgtttttacttCGTTGTGCATTTCATGCCTTAGTTACTGCCTCGCTGTCTTAACACCCCGGCATCCCTCCCACCTCTCTGTCAGCATCTGTAGCAGCATCCGTAGCAGCAGTCGTCCCCCATCCGTCCATCTAGCACCTCCCAATCCCAATCAAACATTTCATTGGTTGCACACGAGCCAGCTTTGTTCACCAACCTGCCATCCTCACCGACTCCACCCCCCACCAAGCTGTGCCATGTAGCACCTTACTTCCTCACACCCAGCcctgtttttccttttgtccTGGATTTTTTGCTGCTTGAAGAGATTAACCCCGCCTTCCACCTCTCCAGAATGGTGTCTTCCTCTCTCAGTATGAAGTACATGTGGAAAAGCAACTGTACAATCAActtttgtttgccttttttttatataattgtaTCAATAGTCGTGTAATGTGACTGTATTCACATCACTTTTAATCAGCTGTTGTGTCCATAGCATAGCAGGCCCCACCACATCCCCCTGCACCCACCCCCCCGACACCTCCCTCCCTGCAGCTTTCTTTGCTTGCTGTCTTTTGATATAATTACCAATACCTGCcttgtaaaaacatttcattcagAGCTGCTCTACGGCGCCTCTCTCCCTTCCCTAAATGTATTCGCCCACTCCCCTTCAAATGGGGACTGGGACCAAAGTCAACAAGGGAGTAAAAAGtgggtacaaaaaaaaaactgccttaTATATCAACTAATGTGTAAACCTATTAATGTCTATTTAGCATGCCTTGTGAGTAAAAGCAGTGCTTGCTATCAGGTAGTCTGTATATCAAGGGCTTACTCTCGCTACCAACCAATAACCATCTGTAGCCCTGTTGTAGTAGAGACTGTTTATACAGGTTACTCAGATACAGGCTTTGCAAAATAAACTGCAATTGGACGGGACTGAATGTTCATAATTGGAGAAAAGATACTAAACATGGTGAAAATCAGTATTGATGAATCTCGGCACTCTTGTTCTTTTTAGCCATGAGGCCTTAGCACTATGATCATGTGGAGACAAACATTTCTAATTtagcatttttgttttaattcgtTGTTCCCCTTTGCCTTAATATACATCATTCCCCTTACAAAGCCCCCCCCTCTCGCTCGTTCAGATTGCTTCATAACTCGTAGCCTGCAGTCAGGAGATCCCAGGTGTGGAGGAGTAGTACCAGAGAAAGCACAGGACGAGGCTGAGCCAGGCACcgtttgctgctgctgccggaGACCTTGGCGGTGTCCAGGCTCGCCCATAGAAAGATGCTGGTAGTGAGGAGAGAGAAGCCTTTTTACCCAGTGACCCTCTCAGAGAGAATGCGTGGGAACAAAGGGTCAGATGACACTACCAGAGAAACACATGCTCAATATttaatgagagaggaggagggtttTGAAACA
This region includes:
- the LOC117255266 gene encoding rho GDP-dissociation inhibitor 1-like isoform X3; this translates as MAEDDLTTEQLAAIAAENEEPEPVNYKPPAQKSVKEIQELDKDDESLRKYKETLLGSGTTEIDPSVTNVQVTRMSLICEDAPNPLVLDLQGDLEAFKNQAFVLKEGVEYKIKISFKVNREIVSGLKYVQQTFRKGVKTVDKSDYMVGSYGPRPNEYDFLTTVEEAPKGLMARGNYIIKSKFTDDDKHDHLSWEWNLNIKKDWKD
- the LOC117255266 gene encoding rho GDP-dissociation inhibitor 1-like isoform X4, producing MAEDDLTTEQLAAIAAENEEPEPVNYKPPAQKSVKEIQELDKDDESLRKYKETLLGSGTTEIDPSVTNVQVTRMSLICEDAPNPLVLDLQGDLEAFKNQAFVLKEGVEYKIKISFKVNREIVSGLKYVQQTFRKGVKIDKSDYMVGSYGPRPNEYDFLTTVEEAPKGLMARGNYIIKSKFTDDDKHDHLSWEWNLNIKKDWKD
- the LOC117255266 gene encoding rho GDP-dissociation inhibitor 1-like isoform X1, translated to MAEDDLTTEQLAAIAAENEEPEPVNYKPPAQKSVKEIQELDKDDESLRKYKETLLGSGTTEIVTDPSVTNVQVTRMSLICEDAPNPLVLDLQGDLEAFKNQAFVLKEGVEYKIKISFKVNREIVSGLKYVQQTFRKGVKTVDKSDYMVGSYGPRPNEYDFLTTVEEAPKGLMARGNYIIKSKFTDDDKHDHLSWEWNLNIKKDWKD
- the LOC117255266 gene encoding rho GDP-dissociation inhibitor 1-like isoform X2, whose product is MAEDDLTTEQLAAIAAENEEPEPVNYKPPAQKSVKEIQELDKDDESLRKYKETLLGSGTTEIVTDPSVTNVQVTRMSLICEDAPNPLVLDLQGDLEAFKNQAFVLKEGVEYKIKISFKVNREIVSGLKYVQQTFRKGVKIDKSDYMVGSYGPRPNEYDFLTTVEEAPKGLMARGNYIIKSKFTDDDKHDHLSWEWNLNIKKDWKD